From a single Kryptolebias marmoratus isolate JLee-2015 linkage group LG6, ASM164957v2, whole genome shotgun sequence genomic region:
- the zic5 gene encoding zinc finger protein ZIC 5 has product MEPPLSKRNPAIRLADLAATQPLPHQNMTGFPGLGGHHPLSHHAHLHPGELGNDPGVALTPFGPEHMAQTNALKLSPSQHIQSHPEAQIAASFTPAQTTVGFPVAHPHSGYSSSRDFILRRELSASAMHALGDQHSSASSPHHHGMFISPTGAYGHAESGAHSLFTGLHEQASPGAHHHHHHALNGQMRLGLPGDIYGRPEHFGHRPEHHYGASSLHSYNSMNLNVNIASAPHGAAGAFLRYMRQPIKQELICKWIEPEQSQKKPCSKTYSTMHELVNHVTVEHVGGPEQSTHVCFWEECPREGKAFKAKYKLINHIRVHTGEKPFPCPFPGCGKVFARSENLKIHKRTHTGEKPFKCEFDGCDRKFANSSDRKKHSHVHTSDKPYYCKVRGCDKSYTHPSSLRKHMKVHCKSPPPPSSTSLTYISSTNPLGGDALSPVPDAHRTRSANLSSPQVTNLNEWYVCQGSGGAPNHLHTPSSDVPTSDSDDEDSFRNSDPRTML; this is encoded by the exons AGCCCCTTCCTCATCAGAATATGACAGGCTTCCCGGGGCTAGGGGGGCATCACCCTCTTTCCCACCatgcccacctccaccctgGGGAGCTGGGCAACGACCCCGGAGTGGCACTCACTCCATTTGGACCAGAGCACATGGCACAGACAAATGCTCTCAAACTTAGCCCGTCTCAGCACATTCAGAGCCACCCCGAAGCCCAGATCGCGGCGTCTTTCACTCCCGCTCAGACCACAGTTGGTTTCCCCGTGGCTCACCCCCACTCAGGCTACTCAAGCAGCAGGGACTTCATCCTCAGGAGAGAACTCTCAGCCTCTGCTATGCATGCACTTGGCGACCAGCATAGTTCCGCCTCCTCCCCTCATCACCATGGCATGTTCATTTCGCCAACAGGTGCTTATGGGCACGCGGAAAGTGGGGCCCATTCACTTTTTACTGGACTTCACGAGCAGGCGTCCCCAGGCgcgcaccaccaccaccaccatgccCTCAACGGGCAGATGCGCCTGGGTCTGCCGGGGGACATCTACGGCAGGCCGGAGCACTTCGGGCACAGGCCGGAGCACCACTATGGAGCGTCGTCTCTgcacagctacaactccatgaACCTCAACGTGAACATCGCCTCCGCGCCTCACGGAGCCGCGGGGGCGTTTCTGAGGTACATGCGGCAGCCCATCAAGCAGGAGCTCATCTGCAAGTGGATCGAGCCGGAGCAGAGCCAGAAGAAGCCCTGCTCGAAGACGTACAGCACCATGCACGAGCTTGTCAACCACGTCACGGTGGAGCACGTCGGGGGACCCGAGCAGAGCACTCACGTCTGCTTCTGGGAGGAATGTCCGCGCGAGGGCAAGGCGTTCAAAGCGAAGTACAAACTGATCAACCACATCCGAGTTCACACCGGGGAGAAGCCCTTCCCGTGTCCGTTCCCCGGCTGCGGAAAGGTGTTCGCGCGCTCGGAAAACCTCAAAATCCACAAGAGAACACACACAG GAGAGAAGCCCTTCAAGTGCGAGTTTGACGGATGCGACCGAAAATTCGCCAACAGCAGCGACCGGAAGAAGCACTCCCACGTGCACACCAGCGACAAGCCCTACTACTGCAAGGTGCGCGGCTGCGACAAGTCCTACACGCACCCCAGCTCGTTGCGCAAGCACATGAAGGTGCACTGCAAGTCCCCACCGCCCCCCAGCTCCACCAGCCTCACCTACATCTCCTCCACGAACCCTCTCGGCGGGGACGCGCTGTCGCCCGTGCCCGACGCGCACAGGACGCGCTCGGCGAACCTCTCCTCCCCTCAGGTCACCAACCTCAACGAGTGGTACGTGTGCCAGGGGAGCGGCGGGGCGCCCAACCACCTGCACACCCCCTCCAGCGACGTGCCAACGTCTGACTCGGACGACGAGGACTCGTTCAGAAATTCGGACCCGAGGACGATGCTCTGA